Proteins from a single region of Mustela erminea isolate mMusErm1 chromosome X, mMusErm1.Pri, whole genome shotgun sequence:
- the INTS6L gene encoding integrator complex subunit 6-like isoform X2, with protein sequence MNQRTDLGTSYLDIAKGAVELFLKLRARDPASRGDRYMLVTYDEPPYCIKAGWKENHATFMSELKNLQASGLTTLGQALRSSFDLLNLNRLISGIDNYGQGRNPFFLEPSILITITDGNKLTSTAGVQEELHLPLNSPLPGSELTKEPFRWDQRLFALVLRLPGLASMEPEQVGSVPTDESAITQMCEVTGGRSYCVRTQRMLNQCLESLVQKIQSGVVINFEKTGPDPLPVGEDGLMDSARPSNSFAAQPWHSCHKLIYVRPNSKTGVPVGHWPIPESFWPDQNLPSLPPRTSHPVVRFSCVDCEPMVIDKLPFDKYELEPSPLTQYILERKSPHTCWQVFVTSSGKYNELGYPFGYLKASTTLTCVNLFVMPYNYPVLLPLLDDLFKVHKLKANLKWRQAFDSYLKTLPPYYLLPLKKALRMMGAPNLISDNLDCGLSYSVISYLKKLSQQTKLESERILASVGKKPPQEIGIRVKNHSGVGVSLTHSKNFRKLLKEIIGESAPRLTELNTKEFAGFQLGLLNKDLKPQTYRNAYDIPRRGLLDQLTRMRSNLLKTHKFIVGQDEDSLHSVPVAQMGNYQEYLKTLASPLREIDPDQPKRLHTFGNPFKQDKKGMMIDEADEFVAGPQNKVKRPGEASSPLSSKRRRSMSLLLERPQTPPTVTNHVGGKGPPSASWLPSYPNLLKPTLVHTDITVIPEVHEEKMENGQLTPDGFLSKPAPPELMNTAGDGIPHNQLDSLSDDFACLRKDGLIHKPGTNAILGGSKSGSVSVEDRKVSGTSALGTVANALQITPAMAQGINADIKHQLMKEVRKFGRKYERIFILLEEVQGPLAVKKQFVEFTIKEASRFKRRVLIQYLEKVLEKIDSHHHLNNVNHINSRSSC encoded by the exons GCTGGTTGGAAGGAAAATCACGCAACATTCATGAGTGAACTAAAAAATCTTCAGGCTTCTGGACTGACTACTCTTGGTCAGGCTCTAAGATCCTCATTTGATTTGTTAAATCTCAATAGATTAATATCTGGAATAGACAATTATGGACAG gggagaaatccattttttttagaACCATCTATTTTAATTACCATCACAGATGGAAACAAGTTAACGAGTACTGCTGGTGTTCAAGAAGag CTTCATCTCCCTTTGAATTCTCCTCTGCCCGGAAGTGAACTAACCAAAGAACCTTTTCGTTGGGATCAAAGGTTATTTGCCCTGGTGTTGCGTTTGCCTGGATTGGCTTCCATGGAACCAGAGCAAGTAGGGAGTGTACCAACTGATGAGTCCGCCATCACACAGATGTGTGAAGTCACAGGAG GTCGCTCCTACTGTGTGAGAACACAAAGGATGTTGAATCAGTGTTTAGAATCTCTAGTTCAGAAAATTCAGAGCGGCGTAGTTATTAACTTTGAAAAAACGGGACCAGATCCACTTCCTGTCGGAGAAG ATGGACTTATGGATTCAGCCAGGCCAAGCAATTCATTTGCTGCTCAACCATGGCATAGTTGTCATAAGCTCATTTATGTACGACCTAACTCTAAGACTGGTGTTCCTGTTGGACATTGGCCAATTCCAGAATCTTTTTGGCCAGATCAGAATTTACCTTCACTA CCTCCACGAACATCTCATCCTGTTGTGAGGTTCTCCTGTGTAGATTGTGAGCCAATGGTAATAGACAAACTTCCTTTTGACAAATATGAACTTGAACCTTCACCCTTAACTCAGTACATCCTGGAACGAAAGTCTCCCCATACCTGCTGGCAG GTATTTGTTACTAGCAGTGGAAAATACAATGAACTTGGCTATCCATTCGGTTATTTAAAAGCCAGTACGACTTTAACTTGTGTAAACCTCTTTGTGATGCCGTACAACTACCCGGTTTTACTCCCTCTTTTAG ATGACTTGTTTAAAGTTCACAAGCTTAAGGCAAATCTGAAGTGGCGACAGGCTTTTGACAGCTACTTAAAAACTCTGCCTCCGTACTACTTAtta CCATTAAAGAAAGCACTAAGGATGATGGGAGCTCCAAATCTGATATCAGATAATTTAGATTGTGGACTTAGTTACAGTGTTATCTCTTACCTTAAAAAACTCAGCCAACAG ACCAAACTAGAGTCAGAACGAATACTAGCATCCGTGGGGAAGAAACCTCCCCAGGAAATTGGAATCAGAGTGAAAAACCATTCTGGAGTTGGCGTGTCCTTGACGCacagtaaaaattttagaaaactattGAAAGAAATCATAGGGGAAAGTGCACCAAGACTGACAGAATTGAATACCAAAGAATTTGCTGGCTTCCAGTTAGGGCTCTTAAACAAG GATTTGAAACCTCAGACATATAGAAATGCTTATGATATTCCGCGTAGAGGTCTTTTAGACCAGTTAACGAGAATGAGATCCAATCTCCTGAAGACACACAAGTTTATTGTGGGACAAGATGAAG ATTCCCTTCATAGCGTTCCAGTGGCACAAATGGGTAACTATCAGGAGTATCTAAAGACATTGGCTTCCCCCCTTCGAGAGATTGATCCTGATCAACCAAAAAGACTACATACTTTCGGCAACCCATTCAAACAAGATAAGAAG GGAATGATGATTGATGAAGCAGATGAGTTCGTAGCAGGGCCACAAAACAAAGTGAAGCGCCCGGGAGAAGCCAGCAGTCCTCTGTCATCTAAGAGAAGGCGGAGTATGTCCCTGCTGTTGGAGAGACCACAAACACCACCTACTGTAACTAACCACGTGGGCGGCAAGGGACCACCCTCAGCCTCGTGGTTACCATCTTATCCAAACCTCCTAAAACCCACCCTTGTCCATACAG ACATTACGGTCATTCCTGAGGTCCACGAGGAGAAGATGGAAAATGGTCAGCTCACACCTGATGGCTTCCTGTCAAAACCTGCTCCGCCAGAGCTTATGAATACGGCAGGAGACGGTATTCCACACAACCAGTTGGATTCTCTGTCTGATGACTTTGCTTGTCTGAGGAAGGATGGCCTGATTCACAAACCTGGGACTAACGCAATCCTAGGGGGAAGCAAAAGTGGCAGTGTCTCTGTAGAGGATCGGAAAGTCTCAGGAACATCTGCTTTGGGAACTGTAGCAAACGCTTTGCAGATAACTCCTGCCATGGCACAAGGAATCAATGCTGATATAAAACATCAGTTAATGAAGGAAGTTCGGAAATTTGGACGAA aGTACGAaaggattttcattttgcttgaaGAAGTGCAAGGGCCTCTTGCAGTCAAGAAACAATTTGTTGAATTTACCATCAAGGAAGCCTCAAG